A stretch of Crossiella cryophila DNA encodes these proteins:
- a CDS encoding class I SAM-dependent methyltransferase: protein MPGESWRWDPSLYAGSAAYYARGRLPYPEALADALTAELGLDGSGRLLDIGCGPGSLTLLLANRFEQAIGIDADADMVSAARGHAAEAGIANTRWHCLRAEELPAGLGEFRLITFAQSFHWLDRPRVAAAALGMLTADGACAHVHATTHQGRADGPALPFPRPPHQEIAALVRDHLGEVRRAGQGSLPRGTAGGEDLVYRAAGFRGPRRIELPGRVVTRRADDLVAAVFSLSSSAPHLFGDRRAEFEADLRRLLRAAGPDGIFSEHTHPVAVDLWLP from the coding sequence GTGCCCGGCGAGTCCTGGCGGTGGGACCCCTCGCTGTACGCGGGCAGTGCGGCGTACTACGCGAGGGGCCGACTCCCCTACCCCGAGGCCCTCGCCGACGCACTCACGGCTGAGCTGGGCCTGGACGGATCCGGGCGGCTGCTCGACATCGGCTGCGGGCCAGGCTCGCTGACCTTGTTGCTGGCCAACCGGTTCGAGCAGGCGATCGGCATCGACGCGGACGCGGACATGGTCTCGGCGGCACGCGGGCACGCCGCCGAAGCCGGGATCGCCAACACCCGGTGGCACTGCCTGCGTGCCGAGGAACTACCGGCCGGGCTGGGCGAATTCCGGCTGATCACCTTCGCCCAGTCCTTCCACTGGCTGGACCGCCCGCGGGTGGCCGCGGCGGCCCTCGGCATGCTGACCGCCGACGGCGCCTGCGCGCACGTGCACGCCACCACCCACCAGGGCCGCGCCGACGGCCCGGCACTGCCCTTCCCCCGGCCCCCGCACCAGGAGATCGCCGCTCTCGTGCGCGACCACCTCGGCGAGGTGCGGCGGGCGGGCCAGGGCAGCCTGCCGAGGGGCACCGCCGGTGGCGAGGACCTGGTCTACCGGGCGGCCGGGTTCCGCGGACCGCGGCGGATCGAGCTGCCGGGCCGGGTGGTCACCCGGCGAGCTGACGACCTCGTCGCCGCGGTCTTCTCGCTGTCCAGCTCGGCCCCGCACCTGTTCGGCGACCGGCGCGCGGAGTTCGAGGCCGATCTCCGGCGACTGCTCCGCGCGGCCGGTCCGGACGGGATCTTCAGCGAGCACACCCACCCGGTCGCGGTGGACCTCTGGCTGCCCTAG
- a CDS encoding vitamin K epoxide reductase family protein has product MSTAVAERAPFPLRLLPWLLITGGLLGLAAAFVLTVEKIVLLRDPDYVPSCSIDPILSCGSVMRTAQAEVFGFPNPLLGVAGFAAITTIGMALLAGARFRRWFWLGVQAGVTFGVVFTHWLIFQSLYRIGALCPYCLVVWAVTIPIFLYVTLHNLHHGHLPCPAGVRRGLVTFHTVVLTGWFALILAGVLQAFWDYWITVF; this is encoded by the coding sequence GTGAGCACCGCAGTGGCGGAGCGGGCCCCGTTCCCGCTCCGCCTGCTGCCCTGGCTGCTGATCACCGGCGGCCTGCTCGGCCTGGCCGCGGCCTTCGTGCTGACCGTGGAGAAGATCGTGCTGCTGCGCGATCCGGACTACGTGCCCAGTTGCAGCATCGACCCGATCCTGAGCTGCGGTTCGGTGATGCGCACCGCCCAGGCCGAGGTCTTCGGCTTCCCCAACCCACTGCTCGGCGTGGCCGGGTTCGCCGCGATCACCACCATCGGCATGGCATTGCTGGCGGGCGCCCGGTTCCGCCGCTGGTTCTGGCTGGGCGTGCAGGCCGGGGTCACCTTCGGCGTCGTGTTCACGCACTGGCTGATTTTCCAGAGCCTGTACCGGATCGGCGCGCTGTGCCCGTACTGCCTGGTGGTGTGGGCGGTGACGATCCCGATCTTCCTCTACGTCACGCTGCACAACCTGCATCACGGGCATCTGCCTTGCCCGGCCGGGGTGCGGCGGGGCCTGGTCACCTTTCACACGGTGGTCCTCACGGGCTGGTTCGCGCTGATTCTGGCGGGGGTGTTGCAGGCGTTCTGGGATTACTGGATCACTGTGTTCTAG
- a CDS encoding DsbA family protein: MSANARISLVVIAVVAAVVTALFVFNRPNTPAPAAQPAPAGTPSTAPAEVLVRPNSHKLSTAPDGKVTVVEFLDLECEACRAAYPGVERLRAEYAGKVTFVLRYFPIPSHRNAELAARAVEAASKQGKLEPMYQGLYETQAQWGEQQTDQRGAFLDLARRIGLDLPTFERDLDDPATQARVLADRADGTTLGVRGTPTFFVNGAQYTGRPSYEGLKSAIDAALAK; this comes from the coding sequence ATGTCTGCCAATGCCAGGATCTCGCTCGTCGTCATCGCGGTCGTCGCCGCGGTGGTCACCGCCCTGTTCGTGTTCAACCGCCCCAACACCCCGGCCCCGGCCGCCCAGCCCGCTCCGGCGGGCACACCGTCCACCGCACCCGCCGAGGTGCTCGTCCGGCCCAACAGCCACAAGCTCTCCACCGCGCCCGACGGCAAGGTCACCGTGGTGGAGTTCCTCGACCTGGAGTGCGAGGCATGCCGCGCGGCCTACCCCGGCGTGGAGCGGCTGCGCGCGGAGTACGCGGGCAAGGTCACCTTCGTGCTGCGCTACTTCCCGATTCCCAGTCACCGCAACGCCGAACTCGCCGCCCGTGCGGTGGAGGCGGCGAGCAAGCAGGGCAAGCTGGAGCCGATGTACCAGGGCCTCTACGAGACCCAGGCGCAGTGGGGCGAGCAGCAGACCGACCAGCGCGGCGCCTTCCTCGACCTCGCCCGCCGGATCGGCCTTGACCTGCCCACCTTCGAGCGCGACCTGGACGACCCGGCCACCCAGGCCCGGGTGCTCGCCGACCGCGCCGACGGCACCACCCTCGGCGTGCGCGGCACCCCGACCTTCTTCGTCAACGGCGCCCAGTACACCGGCCGCCCCAGCTACGAGGGCCTGAAGTCCGCCATCGACGCGGCACTGGCGAAGTGA
- a CDS encoding GntR family transcriptional regulator: MLTFRQSADLLLEAKVTDTTPLRPADRRGLADEVADRIRAAIFDGAFPPGAPLREVDLAARLEVSRGPIREALAKLEREGLVRTQWHRGATVTTLSAEDAEELYTLREALERLAVARFHAHATPADLTALDAIVDRMHTAGTEHELLRLDLEFHDTVYAATRHDRLNQAWSAIRAQIILFLLSRIAISTDYRRQVPGEHRSLVAALRAGDPGHSTELFVAHLRLAYDRLSATFCNSSR; encoded by the coding sequence ATGTTAACATTCAGACAATCTGCCGACCTGCTGCTGGAGGCCAAGGTGACCGACACCACGCCGCTGCGTCCCGCCGACCGCCGCGGCCTGGCCGACGAGGTCGCCGACCGCATCCGCGCCGCGATCTTCGACGGCGCCTTCCCGCCCGGCGCGCCCCTGCGCGAGGTCGACCTGGCCGCCCGCCTGGAGGTCAGCCGGGGTCCGATCCGGGAGGCGCTGGCCAAGCTGGAACGCGAGGGCCTGGTCCGCACCCAGTGGCACCGCGGCGCCACCGTCACCACCCTGTCCGCCGAGGACGCCGAGGAGCTGTACACCCTGCGCGAGGCCCTGGAACGCCTGGCGGTGGCCCGCTTCCACGCCCACGCCACCCCGGCCGACCTGACCGCCCTGGACGCGATCGTGGACCGGATGCACACCGCGGGCACCGAGCACGAACTGCTGCGCCTTGACCTGGAGTTCCACGACACGGTCTACGCCGCCACCCGCCACGACCGGCTGAACCAGGCATGGTCGGCCATCCGCGCCCAGATCATCCTGTTCCTGCTCAGCCGGATCGCGATCAGCACCGACTACCGCCGTCAGGTCCCCGGCGAGCACCGGTCGCTGGTGGCGGCGTTGCGCGCGGGGGATCCCGGGCACAGCACCGAGTTGTTCGTGGCGCACCTGCGGCTTGCCTACGACCGGCTATCAGCGACGTTCTGTAACAGTTCCCGGTAG
- a CDS encoding VOC family protein, protein MSVPRFHLAIPVDDLGAARRFYGEVLGCPQGRSADSWVDWNFYGHQLVTHLAPRNPDAHNPVDGHDVPVPHFGLLLGTVQFDELAERLRAAGTVFVIEPYLRFAGEKGEQWTMFLRDPAGNALEFKAFADDDQVFAV, encoded by the coding sequence ATGTCCGTGCCTCGATTCCACCTGGCGATCCCGGTCGACGACCTCGGCGCCGCGCGGCGGTTCTACGGCGAGGTGCTGGGCTGCCCGCAGGGGCGGTCCGCGGACAGCTGGGTGGACTGGAACTTCTACGGCCACCAGCTGGTCACCCACCTCGCCCCGCGCAACCCGGACGCGCACAACCCGGTGGACGGGCACGACGTGCCGGTGCCGCACTTCGGGCTGCTGCTGGGCACCGTGCAGTTCGACGAACTGGCCGAACGGCTGCGCGCGGCGGGCACCGTGTTCGTGATCGAGCCCTACCTGCGCTTCGCCGGGGAGAAGGGCGAGCAGTGGACCATGTTCCTGCGCGACCCGGCCGGGAACGCGTTGGAGTTCAAGGCTTTCGCCGATGACGACCAGGTGTTCGCGGTCTGA
- a CDS encoding LCP family protein, with protein sequence MSGHYYREATPVQAKPRRKRRWGRIVLIVLLVLLIGLVAFWFYLDSKLNRINALKDYPGRPADTPGTNWLVVGSDSREGLSEEDREELATGGAAGKRTDTMMLLHIPDGSGPSTLVSLPRDSFVDIPGKKKQKLNAAFALGGAELLVRTVETNTGIHIDHYAEIGFGGFVHIVDAVGGVDMCIDKPMKDPKAGLDLQAGCQELDGAQALGYVRTRATPRADLDRIARQRQFLSALVDKATGFTTIINPFRAIPLANNTVETLTVNEGDHLHNLTGLAWAMRGAADGGLVTTTVPLGASRSVAGVGSVVQWDPARSKRFFDALKNDTPLPQDLITSG encoded by the coding sequence GTGTCTGGTCATTACTACCGGGAGGCCACGCCGGTGCAGGCGAAACCGCGCCGCAAACGGCGCTGGGGCCGAATCGTGCTCATCGTGCTGCTGGTCCTGCTCATCGGACTGGTCGCCTTCTGGTTCTACCTCGACTCCAAGCTGAACCGGATCAACGCGCTCAAGGACTACCCCGGCAGGCCGGCGGACACCCCAGGCACCAACTGGCTGGTGGTCGGCTCGGACAGCCGCGAGGGACTGTCCGAGGAGGACCGCGAGGAGCTGGCCACCGGTGGCGCTGCGGGCAAGCGGACCGACACCATGATGCTGCTGCACATCCCCGACGGCTCCGGACCGTCCACTTTGGTCTCATTGCCTCGGGACTCCTTTGTGGACATCCCAGGCAAGAAGAAGCAGAAGCTCAACGCCGCCTTCGCCCTCGGCGGGGCGGAACTGCTGGTGCGCACGGTGGAGACCAACACCGGGATCCACATCGACCACTACGCCGAGATCGGCTTCGGCGGGTTCGTGCACATCGTCGACGCGGTCGGCGGGGTGGACATGTGCATCGACAAGCCGATGAAGGACCCCAAAGCAGGCCTCGACCTGCAGGCCGGCTGCCAGGAACTCGACGGCGCGCAGGCACTGGGTTACGTGCGCACCAGGGCCACCCCCCGGGCCGACCTGGACCGGATCGCGCGGCAGCGGCAGTTCCTCTCCGCGCTGGTGGACAAGGCGACCGGGTTCACCACGATCATCAACCCGTTCCGGGCGATCCCGTTGGCCAACAACACCGTGGAGACGCTGACCGTCAACGAGGGCGACCACCTGCACAACCTGACCGGGCTGGCCTGGGCGATGCGCGGGGCGGCCGACGGCGGGCTGGTGACCACCACGGTGCCGCTGGGCGCCAGCCGCAGCGTGGCGGGCGTGGGCTCGGTGGTGCAGTGGGATCCGGCCAGGTCCAAGCGGTTCTTCGACGCGCTCAAGAACGACACCCCACTGCCCCAGGACCTGATCACCTCGGGCTGA
- a CDS encoding ABC transporter ATP-binding protein, which yields MPVIEVANLHKRYREHTAVADVSFTVERGEIFGILGPNGAGKTTTVECVTGLRERDGGTVRVLGEDPAHGSLALRAALGVQLQQGRLPDKITVWEALDLYASFYPEPASPQRLIEEWGLREKRNTAFRKLSGGQKQRLLIALALIGNPKIAVLDELTTGLDPQARRDTWELVERVRDNGVTVLLVTHFMAEAERLCDRIAVIDQGRVVALDTPGGLVASVRAEVRIRFRPSIPLPPGFLESLPDVSGVDRSGSVITVRGTGNLLHTVTATLARAGIVAEDLRLDQTGLDDAFVALTGTER from the coding sequence ATGCCGGTTATCGAGGTGGCCAACCTGCACAAGCGCTACCGCGAGCACACCGCGGTGGCCGATGTGTCCTTCACCGTGGAACGCGGTGAGATCTTCGGGATCCTGGGCCCCAACGGCGCGGGCAAGACCACCACGGTCGAATGCGTCACCGGGTTGCGCGAACGGGACGGCGGCACGGTCCGGGTGCTCGGCGAGGACCCCGCGCACGGCAGCCTGGCGCTGCGGGCCGCCCTGGGGGTGCAGCTCCAGCAGGGCCGGTTGCCGGACAAGATCACCGTCTGGGAGGCACTGGACCTCTACGCCTCCTTCTACCCGGAACCCGCCAGCCCACAGCGGCTGATCGAGGAGTGGGGGCTGCGGGAGAAGCGGAACACCGCCTTCCGCAAGCTCTCCGGCGGGCAGAAACAGCGACTGCTGATCGCGCTGGCCCTCATCGGCAACCCGAAGATCGCGGTGCTGGACGAGCTGACCACCGGCCTGGACCCGCAGGCCCGCCGGGACACCTGGGAACTGGTGGAACGGGTGCGGGACAACGGGGTCACGGTGCTGCTGGTCACCCACTTCATGGCCGAGGCGGAACGACTCTGCGACCGGATCGCGGTGATCGACCAGGGCCGGGTGGTCGCCCTGGACACCCCGGGCGGCCTGGTCGCCAGCGTGCGCGCGGAGGTACGGATCCGGTTCCGGCCCTCGATCCCGCTGCCGCCAGGGTTCCTGGAATCGCTGCCGGATGTGTCCGGAGTGGACCGGAGCGGATCGGTGATCACGGTGCGCGGCACGGGAAACCTGCTGCACACGGTGACCGCGACGCTGGCCAGGGCCGGGATCGTGGCCGAGGACCTGCGCCTGGACCAGACCGGCCTGGACGACGCCTTCGTGGCACTCACCGGCACCGAACGCTGA
- a CDS encoding ABC transporter permease, producing the protein MHVLRKLFVVELKLLLREPAAWLLVLMLPLALVTMFGLTASPRTNTNPIVTYFPAMALSLGVAQLALTLLPGALATYRENGILRRMASTPVHPSRLLGAQLAVSLLMALTALAMVLVVGSFVLGFPLPKEPLGFALAFLLGTGALFAVGLCVAAVAPSGRVASGIGAGVFFLLIIFGGVFMPAEVTPKFMTTIGSYLPIGASMQAMRASWAGEWPDTLPLVAMAGLIVVFGAVAARTFRWE; encoded by the coding sequence ATGCACGTGCTGCGCAAGCTCTTCGTCGTCGAACTCAAGCTGCTGCTGCGGGAACCCGCCGCCTGGCTGCTGGTGCTGATGCTGCCGCTGGCCCTGGTCACCATGTTCGGCCTGACGGCCAGCCCGCGGACCAACACCAACCCGATCGTCACCTACTTCCCGGCCATGGCGCTCTCCCTCGGCGTGGCCCAGCTCGCGCTGACCCTGCTGCCCGGCGCGCTGGCGACCTACCGGGAGAACGGCATACTCCGTCGTATGGCCTCCACCCCGGTGCACCCGAGCAGGCTGCTGGGCGCGCAGCTCGCGGTCAGCCTGCTGATGGCGCTGACCGCGCTGGCCATGGTGCTCGTGGTCGGCTCGTTCGTTCTCGGCTTCCCGCTGCCCAAGGAGCCGCTGGGCTTCGCGCTGGCCTTCCTGCTCGGCACCGGCGCGCTGTTCGCGGTCGGGCTCTGCGTGGCCGCGGTGGCGCCCAGCGGCCGGGTGGCCAGTGGGATCGGCGCCGGGGTGTTCTTCCTGTTGATCATCTTCGGCGGGGTGTTCATGCCTGCCGAGGTGACCCCGAAGTTCATGACCACCATCGGCTCCTACCTGCCGATCGGGGCGTCCATGCAGGCCATGCGGGCCAGCTGGGCCGGGGAGTGGCCGGACACGCTGCCGCTGGTGGCGATGGCCGGGCTGATCGTGGTCTTCGGCGCCGTGGCCGCGCGGACGTTCCGATGGGAGTGA
- a CDS encoding sensor histidine kinase: MGVIQELHGRPDAPARWVHLAWVYGTLALSSSLVWVTGGWPAGTELTVLLVLLGLAVLWLPWLPDLVAENRRDGRFWIPAERQTGRRRWLAIGYYAVLVAIGGSLLAVDPQYAAFASVAYPSAFLLFPARGAMVGVGVTAVVNLAAQTDWLTEHVQPYSALLGLLLPLAFGGWVIGRESERRRAMVTELTAANAALRETMAENAGLHAQLLTQAREAGVREERQRMAREIHDTLAQGLTGIITQLNAADRVPGEAERREHLDRVRTLAADSLAEARRSVRALRPEALTDSPLPEALAELTAKWAAANGITPELAVTGDPDRLATGVEVVLFRVAQEALTNVAKHAKASRVGVTLSYEDDVVLLDVVDDGVGIQPRTGCAPGVEGYGLGVMRQRVRGVGGTLEIESGPGQGTAVAAAVPAIPFEAGEGEA, from the coding sequence ATGGGAGTGATCCAGGAGCTGCACGGGCGGCCGGACGCGCCTGCCAGGTGGGTGCACCTGGCCTGGGTGTACGGCACGCTCGCGCTGTCCAGTTCCCTGGTGTGGGTCACCGGCGGCTGGCCTGCCGGGACCGAGCTGACCGTGTTGCTGGTGCTGCTGGGGCTGGCCGTGTTGTGGCTGCCCTGGCTGCCGGACCTGGTCGCGGAGAACCGGCGGGACGGCCGGTTCTGGATCCCGGCCGAGCGGCAGACCGGCAGGCGGCGGTGGCTGGCGATCGGCTACTACGCGGTGCTGGTGGCCATCGGCGGCAGCCTGCTGGCGGTGGACCCGCAGTACGCCGCGTTCGCCTCGGTGGCCTACCCGTCCGCCTTCCTGCTGTTCCCGGCCCGCGGGGCGATGGTCGGGGTCGGGGTGACCGCGGTGGTCAACCTGGCGGCGCAGACCGACTGGCTGACCGAGCACGTCCAGCCGTACTCGGCGCTGCTGGGGCTGTTGCTGCCGCTGGCCTTCGGCGGCTGGGTGATCGGCAGGGAGAGCGAGCGGCGGCGCGCCATGGTGACCGAGCTGACCGCGGCCAACGCGGCACTGCGGGAGACCATGGCGGAGAACGCCGGGCTGCACGCCCAGTTGCTGACCCAGGCCAGGGAGGCCGGGGTGCGGGAGGAGCGGCAGCGGATGGCGCGGGAGATCCACGACACCCTCGCGCAGGGGCTGACCGGGATCATCACCCAGCTCAACGCGGCCGACCGGGTGCCGGGCGAGGCGGAGCGGCGGGAGCACCTGGACCGGGTGCGGACGCTGGCCGCGGACAGCCTGGCCGAGGCGCGCCGGTCGGTGCGGGCGCTGCGGCCGGAGGCGCTGACCGACTCGCCGCTGCCGGAGGCGCTGGCCGAGCTGACCGCGAAATGGGCCGCCGCCAACGGGATCACCCCGGAGCTGGCGGTCACCGGTGATCCGGACCGGCTGGCCACCGGGGTGGAGGTGGTGCTGTTCCGGGTGGCGCAGGAGGCGCTGACCAACGTGGCCAAGCACGCCAAGGCGAGCAGGGTCGGCGTGACACTGTCCTATGAGGACGATGTGGTGCTGCTGGACGTGGTCGACGACGGGGTGGGCATCCAGCCGCGCACCGGCTGCGCGCCGGGGGTGGAGGGCTACGGTCTCGGCGTGATGCGGCAGCGGGTGCGCGGGGTGGGCGGCACGCTGGAGATCGAGAGCGGTCCGGGCCAGGGCACCGCGGTGGCCGCCGCGGTGCCGGCGATCCCGTTCGAGGCCGGGGAAGGCGAGGCATGA
- a CDS encoding response regulator, producing the protein MSRIRLLIVDDHPIVRNGLAVAFGAEPDIEVVGEAANGLEAVELAARVAADVVLMDLRMPELDGVRAIRRLREQHPELRVLVLTTFDTDSDVLPAIEAGATGYLLKDAPPEELLKAVRAASRGESVLAPTVAGRLIGQVRKPARGALSKRELEVLTLVAGGATNREAARRLFISEASIKTHLLHIYAKLDVRDRAAAVGEAYRRGLL; encoded by the coding sequence ATGAGCCGGATCAGGTTGCTGATCGTGGACGACCACCCGATCGTGCGGAACGGGCTGGCCGTGGCCTTCGGCGCGGAACCGGACATCGAGGTGGTCGGCGAGGCGGCCAACGGCCTGGAGGCGGTCGAGCTGGCCGCGCGGGTGGCCGCGGACGTGGTGCTGATGGACCTGCGGATGCCGGAGCTGGACGGGGTGCGGGCGATCCGGCGGCTGCGCGAGCAGCACCCGGAGCTGCGGGTGCTGGTGCTGACCACCTTCGACACCGATTCGGACGTGCTGCCCGCGATCGAGGCCGGGGCCACCGGCTACCTGCTCAAGGACGCCCCGCCGGAGGAGCTGCTCAAGGCGGTGCGGGCGGCCAGCCGCGGTGAGTCGGTGCTGGCGCCGACGGTGGCCGGGCGGTTGATCGGTCAGGTGCGCAAGCCGGCCCGAGGGGCGCTGAGCAAGCGCGAGCTGGAGGTGTTGACGCTGGTCGCGGGCGGGGCCACCAACCGGGAGGCGGCGCGCAGGCTGTTCATCAGCGAGGCCAGCATCAAGACGCATCTGCTGCACATCTACGCGAAACTGGACGTGCGGGACCGCGCGGCCGCGGTCGGGGAGGCGTACCGGCGGGGCCTGTTGTAG
- a CDS encoding bifunctional 3'-5' exonuclease/DNA polymerase produces the protein MRIAVVTSPNGEARLRELAEDGQPVSEVTSTTALAGTMAALEQAHHPRWVLASSAELYPQLLRAGVRLERCHDLELTESLLSGYAGRWGEPRGLAAAYARQAGLPVLPDPPVRPRDEHPVLFETARNDLVDLDPLDAVIAVHRDQQARIAELPQPGRFRLLVAAESAGGLAAVELGHVGVPWRVDIHDALLTELLGPRPPLGATPPRLVELTEQIIEAFGGRRFHPDSPAEVLRAFAKAGFSLPSTRSWVIKGVDHPGVPLLLEYKELYRIYTAHGWSWLSAWVRGGRFRAEWVAGGVVSGRWATRGGGALQIPKTVRRAVVADPGWSLVVADASQLEPRVLAALAGDQRLAAAGASGDLYSALADEAFGGDRDRAKIGMLGVMYGQTSGGAGELLAALRKRYPAAIEYVERAARAGELGGLVRSHLGRTCPPPGSEWQGIVEDAETETSQARQARARGRFTRNFVVQATASEWALALLACLRTSLPAPAELVFFQHDEVIVHCPSELAEAVVEVVRDAAERATRLLFGDTPVRFPLSAAVVGCYGDAK, from the coding sequence ATGCGTATCGCGGTGGTGACCAGCCCCAACGGGGAGGCGAGACTGCGCGAGCTGGCCGAGGACGGGCAGCCCGTGAGCGAGGTCACGTCCACCACTGCCCTTGCGGGCACCATGGCGGCGCTGGAACAGGCCCATCACCCGCGCTGGGTGCTCGCGAGCAGTGCCGAGTTGTACCCGCAGCTGCTGCGGGCCGGGGTGCGGCTGGAGCGGTGCCATGACCTGGAGCTGACCGAGTCGCTGCTGTCGGGGTACGCGGGCCGGTGGGGGGAGCCGAGGGGGCTGGCGGCGGCGTACGCGCGGCAGGCCGGGTTGCCGGTGCTGCCGGATCCGCCGGTGCGGCCGCGGGATGAGCACCCGGTGTTGTTCGAGACGGCGCGCAACGATCTGGTGGATCTGGATCCACTCGACGCGGTGATCGCGGTGCACCGGGATCAGCAGGCCCGGATCGCGGAGCTGCCGCAGCCAGGACGGTTCCGGTTGCTGGTGGCGGCGGAGTCGGCGGGTGGGCTGGCTGCGGTGGAGCTGGGGCATGTGGGGGTGCCCTGGCGGGTGGACATCCACGACGCGCTGCTGACGGAGTTGCTGGGGCCGCGGCCGCCGCTGGGGGCCACGCCGCCCCGGCTGGTGGAGCTGACCGAGCAGATCATCGAGGCGTTCGGCGGGCGGCGGTTCCATCCGGATTCGCCTGCCGAGGTGCTGCGGGCGTTCGCCAAGGCGGGGTTCTCGTTGCCGTCCACGCGGTCCTGGGTGATCAAGGGGGTTGATCACCCGGGGGTGCCGTTGTTGTTGGAGTACAAGGAGCTTTACCGGATCTACACCGCGCACGGGTGGTCGTGGTTGTCGGCCTGGGTGCGGGGTGGGCGGTTCCGGGCGGAGTGGGTGGCGGGGGGTGTGGTCTCCGGGCGGTGGGCGACCCGGGGCGGGGGTGCGTTGCAGATCCCGAAGACGGTGCGGCGGGCGGTGGTCGCCGATCCGGGGTGGTCGCTGGTGGTCGCCGACGCGAGTCAGTTGGAGCCGCGGGTGCTGGCCGCGCTGGCCGGGGATCAGCGGTTGGCGGCGGCCGGGGCCAGTGGGGATCTGTACTCGGCGCTGGCGGATGAGGCTTTTGGCGGGGACCGGGATCGGGCGAAGATCGGGATGCTGGGGGTGATGTACGGGCAGACCTCGGGCGGGGCCGGGGAGTTGCTGGCGGCGTTGCGGAAGCGGTATCCGGCGGCGATCGAGTATGTGGAGCGGGCGGCTCGGGCCGGGGAGTTGGGTGGGCTGGTCCGGTCGCATCTGGGGCGGACCTGTCCGCCGCCGGGGAGTGAGTGGCAGGGGATCGTGGAGGACGCGGAGACCGAGACCAGCCAGGCCCGGCAGGCTCGGGCCCGGGGGCGGTTCACCCGGAATTTCGTGGTGCAGGCAACGGCTTCCGAGTGGGCGCTGGCGTTGCTGGCCTGCTTGCGGACCAGCCTGCCCGCTCCGGCGGAGCTGGTGTTCTTCCAGCACGACGAGGTGATCGTGCACTGCCCGAGCGAGCTGGCCGAGGCGGTGGTCGAGGTGGTCCGGGATGCGGCGGAGCGGGCTACCCGGTTGCTGTTCGGGGACACACCGGTCCGATTTCCGTTGAGCGCGGCGGTCGTCGGGTGTTACGGAGATGCCAAGTAG
- a CDS encoding MBL fold metallo-hydrolase, protein MASHTRPICRTCGTQYAAPRPDCPICTDERQYVPSTGQQWTTFEDLRADPALSARIEPEGPGLTGIGTNPRFAIGQRALLVNTPNGNILWDCTAYLTDEIITEINDQGGLHAIAISHPHYYTTMVEWSHTFDAPIHLHENDAQWIGRPDPGIHLWSGTHKTLLDEVTLINLGVHFAGGTVLHRGQTLLTGDIVQVIPDRTHVAFMYSYPNLIPERPAVVRRAAELLKPLSFNTIYGAWWDSKIETNAHEIVQRSAARYLAYTQEP, encoded by the coding sequence ATGGCCAGCCACACCCGCCCCATCTGCCGGACCTGCGGCACCCAATACGCGGCGCCCCGCCCGGACTGCCCCATCTGCACCGACGAACGTCAGTACGTCCCCAGCACCGGCCAGCAATGGACCACCTTCGAGGACCTGCGCGCAGACCCGGCCCTCTCGGCCCGCATCGAACCCGAAGGCCCCGGCCTCACCGGTATCGGCACCAACCCCCGCTTCGCCATCGGCCAACGAGCCCTGCTGGTGAACACCCCCAACGGCAACATCCTCTGGGACTGCACCGCCTACCTGACCGACGAGATCATCACCGAGATCAACGACCAGGGCGGCCTGCACGCCATCGCCATCAGCCACCCGCACTACTACACCACCATGGTCGAGTGGTCCCACACCTTCGACGCCCCCATCCACCTGCACGAGAACGACGCCCAGTGGATCGGCCGCCCAGACCCCGGCATCCACCTCTGGTCCGGCACCCACAAGACCCTCCTGGACGAGGTGACCCTCATCAACCTGGGCGTCCACTTCGCCGGCGGCACGGTCCTGCATCGCGGCCAAACCCTGCTGACCGGCGACATCGTCCAGGTGATCCCGGACCGGACCCACGTGGCCTTCATGTACAGCTACCCCAACCTGATCCCCGAACGCCCGGCCGTGGTCCGCCGCGCCGCGGAACTCCTCAAGCCCTTGTCGTTCAACACGATCTACGGCGCCTGGTGGGACTCGAAGATCGAAACCAACGCCCACGAAATCGTCCAACGCTCAGCAGCCCGCTACCTCGCCTACACCCAAGAACCCTGA